The following proteins come from a genomic window of Mustela lutreola isolate mMusLut2 chromosome 6, mMusLut2.pri, whole genome shotgun sequence:
- the FRMD1 gene encoding FERM domain-containing protein 1, translating into MSLDLVPRLAGSLAPLSSVFRLLPQPGAQDAPVPRGVGVGAMEGAHPDSLRATTRAADTGTQRPSKMTMEPRDILVLLPTQEQLWLAVGVRATGHELFQQACDTANLRDARFFASVWSERGEGSTPVLSGRNRELETLGEACGPIQPSGVLETWVRSRVLGPEEIFPATEG; encoded by the exons ATGAGCTTGGACCTTGTGCCCCGCCTGGCTGGATCGCTGGCCCCACTGTCTTCCGTCTTCCGCTTACTTCCCCAGCCAGGAGCGCAAGACGCACCGGTCCCCAGGGGAGTTGGGGTG GGGGCCATGGAGGGGGCCCATCCTGACAGCCTGCGTGCCACCACGAGAGCAGCTGACACAGGGACACAGCGACCCAGCAAGATGACCATGGAGCCCAGGGACATCCTGGTTCTGCTGCCCACCCAGGAGCAGCTGTGGCTAGCTGTGGGG GTGCGGGCCACCGGGCACGAGCTCTTCCAGCAGGCGTGTGACACGGCCAACCTCAGAGACGCCCGCTTCTTCGCCTCGGTGTGGTCAGAA aggggagaggggtctaCTCCAGTTCTTTCTGGAAGAAACCGTGAACTGGAAACCCTGGGCGAGGCTTGCGGTCCGATTCAGCCATCCGGGGTTCTGGAAACATGGGTCCGTAGCAGAGTCCTGGGTCCAGAAGAAATCTTCCCTGCAACTGAAGGTTGA